The Pueribacillus theae genome has a segment encoding these proteins:
- a CDS encoding PIN domain-containing protein — MPDHFWADTNVIIRHITGEPQKQAEEVQEIMRHVDEGTFILHINPMVIAECCYVLEAIYEFNKKDISKALKFFLASEGIEMEEKKETEDALIVYGQKNVDFEDAYLAETARCSSITAIMTFDSKHFKRLNCEYYTPKQLIEVND; from the coding sequence ATGCCAGATCATTTTTGGGCAGATACGAATGTGATTATCCGGCATATTACAGGAGAACCACAAAAGCAAGCTGAAGAAGTTCAAGAGATTATGAGACATGTTGATGAGGGTACATTTATTTTGCATATCAATCCGATGGTTATCGCGGAATGTTGTTATGTATTGGAAGCAATCTACGAATTCAATAAAAAGGATATATCCAAAGCATTGAAGTTTTTTTTAGCTTCCGAAGGCATTGAGATGGAAGAAAAAAAGGAAACGGAAGATGCTTTAATCGTTTATGGGCAGAAGAATGTTGATTTTGAAGACGCTTATTTAGCTGAAACTGCTCGTTGCTCTTCAATTACTGCAATCATGACATTCGATAGTAAACATTTCAAACGATTAAATTGTGAATATTATACTCCTAAACAATTGATAGAGGTAAATGATTGA
- a CDS encoding GntR family transcriptional regulator, with the protein MKMPIHLSKDSRVPIYHQIEEQMKALIAGGQLHAGTLLPSIRSLSKDLEVSVITTRRAYQNLEYEGFIRTVQGKGTFVADIDDTLKKQVKVSAVEQAFENALDIALRHDYNVGQIEKMFQDVLSRYIKKEKGE; encoded by the coding sequence ATGAAAATGCCAATTCATTTATCGAAAGATTCTCGGGTGCCAATTTATCATCAAATTGAAGAACAAATGAAAGCTTTGATCGCAGGCGGCCAATTACATGCAGGAACGTTACTGCCGTCCATTCGTTCCCTTTCCAAAGATTTGGAAGTCAGTGTAATTACGACAAGACGAGCGTATCAAAACTTAGAATACGAAGGCTTCATACGCACAGTTCAAGGAAAAGGAACATTTGTGGCAGACATTGATGATACGCTAAAAAAACAAGTTAAAGTGTCAGCAGTCGAGCAGGCTTTTGAAAACGCCTTGGATATTGCGCTTAGGCACGATTATAACGTGGGGCAAATTGAAAAGATGTTTCAAGATGTCCTGTCTCGTTATATAAAAAAAGAAAAAGGAGAGTAG
- a CDS encoding ABC transporter ATP-binding protein — protein MECSAEMNQVKKKIDDFQLGPIDLDIQSGLITALVGSNGAGKSTVLKMLMNLVKQDEGTITLLNEQVDGDSEEWKEKVAYLPQSFPGLVPFTGMELKKLTSEWYPKWDERLFNKINKLFDLSLTKKFGKLSQGSQQKLKFALTLPRNPNLLILDEPTSHMDIPSKKLLIDLLVEWMEEGARTILLATHQVEDIRKLADYLVIMDKGRMLGSFEKEELIAQYKQYWVKGSLPPVTVPGEIERKENMLVTKCPSQTEEFLKNRGVTWSTAKSLELDEIISIMLTK, from the coding sequence ATGGAATGTTCAGCGGAGATGAATCAAGTAAAGAAAAAAATTGATGATTTTCAATTAGGCCCCATTGATTTGGATATACAAAGCGGATTAATTACTGCGTTAGTTGGCAGCAATGGTGCAGGTAAAAGCACGGTATTGAAAATGCTTATGAATTTGGTAAAGCAGGACGAAGGAACAATTACTCTTCTTAATGAACAGGTTGATGGAGATTCAGAAGAGTGGAAAGAGAAGGTAGCTTATTTGCCACAATCATTTCCAGGACTTGTTCCTTTTACAGGAATGGAACTTAAAAAATTAACTTCCGAATGGTATCCGAAGTGGGATGAACGTTTGTTTAATAAAATCAACAAGTTGTTTGATCTATCTTTAACAAAAAAGTTTGGAAAGTTATCTCAAGGTTCACAGCAAAAACTAAAGTTTGCACTCACATTACCGAGAAATCCAAATCTTCTTATTCTTGACGAACCAACTTCACATATGGACATTCCATCAAAGAAATTACTCATTGATCTTCTCGTTGAATGGATGGAGGAAGGAGCTCGTACAATCCTCCTAGCAACACATCAAGTGGAAGATATTCGAAAACTCGCCGATTATCTCGTTATTATGGATAAAGGACGTATGCTTGGTTCATTTGAGAAAGAAGAATTAATCGCGCAATATAAACAATATTGGGTAAAGGGAAGTCTCCCGCCTGTCACTGTTCCTGGGGAAATTGAACGTAAAGAAAATATGCTCGTAACAAAATGCCCAAGCCAAACGGAAGAATTTCTGAAAAACCGTGGCGTAACTTGGTCAACCGCAAAATCGTTAGAGTTAGATGAAATCATCTCTATAATGTTAACAAAATAA
- a CDS encoding AbrB/MazE/SpoVT family DNA-binding domain-containing protein — protein sequence MPLTKNSKVSSNKWIRTLSDRGQTVVPKSIRDYLNVKGGDSLEWHVNENGDVIVKPKKKVSVMDSYGILKPEKSVNDVDQAIRDSKKVFAKKKHKEGRL from the coding sequence ATGCCGTTAACTAAAAACAGTAAAGTTTCAAGTAACAAGTGGATAAGAACTTTATCAGATAGAGGTCAAACCGTTGTTCCAAAGAGTATTCGGGATTATTTGAACGTAAAGGGGGGAGACTCATTGGAATGGCATGTAAATGAGAATGGTGACGTCATTGTTAAGCCTAAAAAGAAGGTGAGTGTCATGGATTCTTATGGGATTTTGAAACCAGAGAAAAGTGTTAATGATGTTGATCAAGCGATCCGTGATTCCAAAAAAGTTTTTGCTAAAAAAAAACATAAAGAGGGTCGTTTATAA